One part of the Solanum dulcamara chromosome 3, daSolDulc1.2, whole genome shotgun sequence genome encodes these proteins:
- the LOC129883057 gene encoding protein argonaute 10-like, whose protein sequence is MPIRQMKESSEQHIVIKPHLQNTMNPVQKTPKTPQNGKRPQEPPNNKIHNQISPPSRNRGRRRGRGGRKSDQGETFMRPSSRPCTAASKPVIAACVEATNVSGVENNGSSSGFPSSSKSLCFAPRPGYGQLGTKCIVKANHFLADLPDKELNQYDVTVIPEVSSRTVNRAIMAELVKLYLGMRLPAYDGRKSLYTAGELPFKWKEFTIKLVDEDDVINGPKREREYKVVIKFVARANLHHLSEFLAGKRADGPKEALQILDIVLRELSIKRYCPVGRSFFSPDIRKPQPLGDGLEAWCGFYQSIRPTQMGLSLNIDMASAAFIEALPVIEFVAQLLGKDVSSRPLSDSDRVKIKKALRGVKVEVTHRGNVRRKYRVSGLTSQPTRELVFPVDDNLTMKSVVEYFQEMYGFTIKNTHLPCLQVGNQKKANYLPMEACKIVEGQRYTKRLSEKQITSLLKVTCQRPRDRENSILQTVQHNDYNEDPYAKEFGIKISEKQASVEARVLPAPWLKYHETGKEKDCLPQVGQWNMMNKKMINGMTVSRWACINFSRSVQESVARGFCNELAQMCQVSGMEFNPEPIIPVYMARPDQVEKALKHVYHSCVNKLKGKELELLLVILPDNNGSLYGDIKRICETDLGLITQCCLTKHVFKISKQYLANVSLKINVKMGGRNTVLLDAISCRIPLVSDIPTIIFGADVTHPENGEDSSPSIAAVVASQDWPEVTKYAGLVCAQAHRQELIQDLYKTWHDPARGTVSGGMIRDLLISFRKATGQKPQRIIFYRDGVSEGQFYQVLLFELDAIRKACASLEPNYQPPVTFIVVQKRHHTRLFANNHKDRSSIDRSGNILPGTVVDTKICHPTEFDFYLCSHAGIQGTSRPAHYHVLWDENNFTADGIQSLTNNLCYTYARCTRSVSVVPPAYYAHLAAFRARFYMEPDMPENGSGSPHQGGSKAIREMGVRPLPALKENVKRVMFYC, encoded by the exons ATGCCTATAAGGCAGATGAAGGAAAGTTCAGAACAACACATTGTGATCAAACCCCATTTGCAGAACACCATGAATCCAGTTCAGAAAACCCCCAAGACTCCTCAAAATGGCAAACGGCCCCAAGAACCCCCAAACAACAAAATCCATAACCAGATTTCACCCCCTTCACGaaacagaggaagaagaaggggAAGAGGAGGCAGAAAGTCAGATCAAGGTGAGACATTTATGAGGCCTAGTTCAAGGCCTTGTACAGCAGCAAGCAAGCCAGTTATAGCAGCTTGTGTTGAAGCAACAAATGTGTCAGGAGTTGAGAATAATGGAAGCAGCTCAGGGTTTCCTTCTTCAAGTAAGTCTCTGTGTTTTGCCCCAAGACCAGGTTATGGCCAACTAGGGACAAAATGCATTGTAAAAGCAAACCATTTTTTGGCTGATTTACCAGACAAAGAGTTGAACCAGTATGAT GTTACTGTAATCCCTGAAGTGTCATCAAGAACTGTAAACAGAGCTATCATGGCAGAACTGGTGAAACTGTACCTAGGGATGAGATTACCAGCTTATGATGGCAGGAAGAGTCTTTACACTGCTGGTGAACTTCCTTTTAAGTGGAAGGAGTTTACCATTAAGCTtgttgatgaagatgatgtgATCAATGGTCCAAA gagaGAAAGGGAATATAAAGTGGTGATTAAGTTTGTTGCAAGAGCGAATCTACATCATCTGAGCGAATTTCTTGCTGGTAAGCGCGCTGATGGTCCAAAAGAAGCTCTTCAAATTCTGGACATTGTTTTGAGAGAGCTGTCGATCAAGAG ATATTGTCCCGTTGGAAGATCTTTCTTTTCACCTGATATCCGGAAGCCTCAGCCTCTTGGTGATGGTTTAGAAGCGTGGTGTGGATTCTACCAGAGCATTAGACCGACCCAAATGGGCTTGTCGCTTAACATTG ATATGGCTTCAGCTGCATTTATTGAAGCTCTACCAGTGATAGAGTTTGTAGCCCAGCTTCTTGGAAAAGATGTGTCGTCAAGACCCTTATCTGACTCTGATCGTGTAAAG ATTAAGAAGGCTCTTAGAGGAGTGAAAGTAGAAGTGACACACAGGGGCAATGTCCGGAGAAAGTATCGCGTTTCAGGACTAACATCTCAGCCCACAAGAGAACTAGT ATTTCCTGTTGATGACAATTTAACCATGAAGTCAGTAGTTGAATACTTTCAAGAAATGTATGGTTTTACTATAAAGAATACACATCTTCCATGCCTTCAAGTAGGGAACCAGAAGAAAGCCAACTATTTACCAATGGAG GCGTGTAAAATTGTTGAGGGACAACGATACACCAAGAGGTTGAGTGAGAAGCAAATTACTTCTCTTTTGAAGGTTACATGCCAAAGACCACGAGATCGTGAGAACTCAATTTTGCAG ACTGTTCAACACAATGATTATAATGAGGACCCATATGCAAAGGAGTTTGGAATCAAAATCAGTGAAAAGCAAGCATCGGTGGAAGCCCGCGTGCTGCCTGCTCCTTGG CTAAAATATCATGAGACGGGGAAGGAGAAGGATTGTCTACCTCAAGTTGGACAGTGGAATATGATGAACAAG AAAATGATAAATGGGATGACCGTTAGCCGTTGGgcatgtatcaacttttcacGAAGTGTCCAAGAGAGTGTTGCTCGTGGCTTCTGTAACGAACTGGCTCAGATGTGTCAAGTATCTGGAATG GAGTTCAATCCGGAACCAATAATTCCAGTATACATGGCCAGGCCAGATCAAGTAGAGAAAGCCTTGAAGCATGTTTATCATTCATGTGTAAACAAGCTAAAAGGAAAAGAACTTGAGCTTTTATTGGTCATTCTACCAGATAACAATGGGTCCCTCTATG GTGACATAAAGCGGATATGTGAGACTGATCTTGGTTTAATAACTCAATGCTGTCTGACAAAGCATGTATTCAAGATCAGCAAACAATACTTGGCAAATGTCTCCTTGAAGATCAACGTCAAG ATGGGTGGTCGAAATACCGTCCTATTGGATGCTATTAGCTGTAGAATACCGTTAGTAAGTGATATACCTACCATCATATTTGGAGCAGATGTGACTCACCCAGAAAATGGAGAAGACTCTAGCCCTTCAATTGCTGCT GTAGTAGCTTCTCAAGATTGGCCTGAGGTGACAAAATATGCTGGTCTTGTTTGTGCTCAAGCTCATAGACAAGAGCTTATACAAGATTTATACAAGACATGGCATGATCCTGCACGTGGAACAGTTAGTGGTGGCATGATAAG GGATCTCCTAATATCCTTCAGAAAGGCCACAGGCCAAAAGCCACAAAGGATAATCTTTTATCG GGATGGAGTGAGTGAAGGACAATTTTACCAAGTACTGCTTTTCGAGTTGGATGCAATCAGGAAG GCTTGTGCATCATTAGAGCCAAATTACCAACCGCCAGTGACATTTATCGTGGTACAGAAACGGCATCACACCCGACTATTTGCTAATAATCACAAGGACAGGAGCAGCATTGATAGGAGTGGAAACATATTGCCTG GTACTGTGGTTGACACAAAAATCTGTCATCCAACAGAATTCGACTTCTATCTTTGTAGCCACGCTGGCATTCAG GGTACAAGTCGGCCTGCACATTACCATGTTCTGTGGGATGAGAACAATTTCACAGCAGACGGAATCCAGTCGTTGACTAACAATCTTTGCTATACATATGCAAGGTGCACGCGTTCTGTCTCTGTGG TTCCTCCAGCATATTATGCACATTTAGCTGCATTTCGAGCCAGATTCTACATGGAACCAGACATGCCGGAAAATGGTTCAGGCAGCCCTCATCAAGGTGGCAGCAAGGCTATACGAGAGATGGGTGTTAGACCATTACCCGCACTAAAAGAAAATGTGAAGAGAGTAATGTTTTATTGTTAG